One segment of Rhodopirellula baltica SH 1 DNA contains the following:
- a CDS encoding DUF255 domain-containing protein — MRLSSKPPRIDSSTASSQWSRVMPATVLLGLTTIFTSVAQADIQWRKDLTAAQAEAQQSGKGLLLHFTSDNCVWCDRLEAGAFKSPEVGSAVEQKFVPVKVHAGKSPELAKMFGVTKFPTDVMITPTGKPLGTSVSPQDPKRYVAMLAIAAKKMPTMMTTPAPGAPQTMMASNGQSPAGAPATTAAATTPPRTQQNPHVAASNLPSPDSQFAGGATGRLAGARTDGMTLGMPAQSSPKPEAKTPAFGTDQPKLAMEGFCSVTVINEDQWVEGNPKFGVVHLGKLYLFQNEAKMKTFLADPTPYTPVLNEIDVVRFFEERVIVPGKRQFGMKDPVHQRMFFFADEAAMDHFWNEYERYTDAAIEVMDHAVRDANPGVN; from the coding sequence ATGCGTTTGTCCTCCAAACCACCGCGAATTGATTCTTCCACTGCGTCCTCGCAATGGTCGCGAGTGATGCCGGCAACGGTCTTGCTCGGTTTGACAACAATCTTCACCAGTGTCGCCCAAGCTGATATTCAGTGGCGTAAAGATCTCACCGCCGCGCAAGCGGAAGCACAGCAAAGCGGAAAAGGTCTGTTGCTGCACTTCACCAGTGACAATTGCGTCTGGTGTGATCGCTTGGAAGCGGGTGCTTTCAAGAGTCCCGAAGTGGGATCCGCTGTCGAGCAAAAGTTCGTTCCGGTCAAAGTCCACGCTGGCAAATCGCCCGAGTTGGCCAAGATGTTCGGTGTCACAAAGTTTCCAACCGATGTGATGATCACGCCGACCGGAAAGCCCTTGGGCACGTCGGTCAGCCCGCAAGATCCAAAGCGATATGTTGCGATGTTGGCAATCGCGGCGAAGAAAATGCCGACGATGATGACTACGCCTGCACCTGGTGCACCGCAAACGATGATGGCATCCAATGGACAATCGCCGGCTGGTGCTCCTGCGACCACCGCTGCCGCGACCACGCCACCTCGCACCCAGCAAAACCCGCACGTTGCCGCCAGCAACTTGCCTTCGCCTGACAGTCAATTCGCGGGAGGAGCAACCGGTCGTTTGGCCGGAGCTCGCACCGATGGAATGACTTTAGGCATGCCAGCTCAATCGTCGCCGAAACCAGAGGCCAAGACACCGGCCTTTGGCACCGATCAACCAAAACTTGCGATGGAAGGTTTCTGTTCCGTCACCGTTATCAACGAAGACCAATGGGTCGAAGGCAATCCAAAGTTTGGAGTGGTTCACCTCGGAAAGCTGTATCTATTCCAAAACGAAGCCAAGATGAAGACATTCTTGGCTGACCCGACTCCATACACTCCTGTGTTGAACGAAATCGATGTGGTTCGTTTCTTTGAAGAACGTGTGATCGTTCCTGGGAAACGTCAGTTTGGAATGAAAGATCCGGTTCATCAACGCATGTTCTTCTTCGCTGACGAAGCCGCGATGGATCACTTTTGGAATGAGTACGAACGCTACACTGACGCCGCGATCGAAGTCATGGACCACGCCGTGCGGGATGCAAATCCTGGGGTGAACTGA
- a CDS encoding VOC family protein — translation MSEKSHFHSIGLLVIRSDNMEAAARFYSALGMLLEKHSHPPCGEHYSTVDDNCVFEICQRKPEQPPTTACFFGINVENVEVAVGTVLKSGGLVKRLPANSEWGRTAIITDLDGHSVMLIENAI, via the coding sequence ATGTCCGAGAAGTCACATTTTCATAGCATTGGGCTTTTAGTTATCCGTTCTGATAACATGGAAGCCGCAGCAAGATTCTATTCCGCTCTCGGAATGCTCTTGGAGAAGCATTCACATCCTCCATGTGGTGAACACTACTCCACAGTAGACGATAACTGCGTGTTCGAAATCTGCCAGCGAAAACCGGAACAGCCTCCAACAACTGCGTGCTTCTTTGGGATCAACGTTGAAAACGTTGAAGTAGCGGTCGGTACGGTGCTAAAGAGTGGCGGCTTGGTCAAACGTCTTCCAGCCAATTCAGAGTGGGGGAGGACCGCAATCATCACGGATTTAGACGGCCACAGCGTAATGCTCATTGAAAACGCAATTTAG
- a CDS encoding vWA domain-containing protein, which translates to MSDSSFLSSIKKALTSGSRSEDSVMSEDDVVHPYENGESSELWEDESFWDADETVAMVGSMLVHLVVILSLALVQLQNPIDDEAVVMIAPPPEYEETVDLIEEIVVSDQPQVEIGSDALAEFDMAEASAATFAEIANMVSPVDLEPTDLGDIMVNKMFSQPVAPQDRLTDQKGRVGQGTAGASGAVDQITFEVMQAAEERPTLIVWLFDQSGSLTRQRQDIRDRFDRIYEELGMLREQLDAKTAGEDPSDPSEARVLTSIIGFGEKVQLFTEEPTADLDLIKQTVADIPVDNSGTERVFTAIESAAKQYNSLRRSNGPRGPKRNVMFVVVTDERGDDAHLLESSIGSCRKWGIPVYVVGVPAPFGREHTLVKYVDPDPEYDQTPQWAQVDQGPETFLPERVQLSFTGNFEEEPVIDSGFGPYGLTRLCYETGGIYFTVHPNRNVSREVRRGEIDAFTADLRAFFDPTAMARYRPDYLSPQDYVKAVKRSPLRQALIAAAQIKNVNGIQRPQTRFVKRNEAGLAQALTTAQQDAAKLEPVLIQLAATLEQGLKDRDKEESLRWLAGFDLAYGRVLAQKVRTETYNAILAKAKRGMPFEEEKNNTWVLKPADEITVGSKWQREADTAREFLQRVVAEHEGTPWAMLAEKELEVPIGWVWTETFTDLTPPRNNGGNNGNNNRPPRDDQKRMIKRAPKRPVPKL; encoded by the coding sequence ATGAGCGACTCATCGTTTCTTTCATCGATCAAGAAAGCATTGACCTCCGGCTCGCGGTCTGAAGACAGCGTAATGTCGGAAGACGATGTCGTTCATCCGTACGAAAACGGGGAGTCGAGCGAACTATGGGAAGACGAATCGTTTTGGGATGCTGATGAAACGGTAGCGATGGTCGGCAGCATGCTGGTGCATCTGGTTGTCATCCTGTCGCTCGCTTTGGTGCAACTGCAGAACCCCATCGACGACGAAGCGGTGGTGATGATCGCACCACCACCTGAATACGAAGAGACGGTGGATTTGATCGAGGAGATCGTTGTCAGCGATCAACCTCAGGTTGAAATCGGTTCCGACGCTTTGGCGGAGTTTGACATGGCGGAAGCTTCCGCCGCGACATTCGCCGAGATCGCGAACATGGTCAGCCCGGTGGACCTTGAGCCAACCGATTTGGGCGACATCATGGTCAACAAGATGTTTAGCCAACCGGTCGCACCTCAAGATCGCTTGACCGATCAAAAAGGTCGCGTAGGACAAGGCACCGCTGGCGCATCAGGGGCAGTCGATCAGATCACGTTCGAGGTCATGCAGGCTGCTGAAGAACGTCCCACATTGATCGTGTGGTTGTTCGACCAAAGCGGTTCGCTCACGCGACAACGCCAAGACATTCGTGACCGGTTCGATCGCATCTACGAAGAGCTCGGGATGCTTCGCGAACAATTGGACGCGAAGACTGCTGGCGAAGATCCCAGCGATCCTTCCGAAGCGCGTGTGCTGACGTCGATCATCGGGTTCGGCGAGAAGGTCCAACTGTTCACCGAAGAACCCACAGCGGACTTGGATTTGATCAAGCAGACCGTTGCTGACATCCCGGTCGACAACTCCGGTACTGAGCGGGTTTTCACGGCGATCGAATCCGCCGCCAAGCAATACAATTCTCTGCGTCGCAGCAACGGACCTCGAGGTCCGAAACGCAACGTGATGTTTGTAGTCGTGACGGATGAACGCGGCGATGACGCTCACTTGCTGGAGTCATCGATTGGATCTTGCCGCAAATGGGGCATTCCGGTTTATGTCGTTGGCGTTCCCGCACCGTTCGGTCGCGAACACACGCTGGTCAAGTATGTCGACCCGGACCCTGAATACGATCAAACGCCACAATGGGCTCAAGTTGACCAGGGGCCTGAAACGTTCTTGCCCGAACGCGTTCAGCTGAGCTTCACTGGAAACTTTGAAGAAGAGCCGGTGATCGATAGTGGTTTCGGGCCGTATGGTTTGACCCGTTTGTGTTACGAAACGGGAGGGATCTATTTCACGGTCCATCCAAACCGCAACGTCTCACGCGAGGTTCGGCGAGGCGAGATTGATGCGTTCACCGCGGATTTGCGGGCGTTCTTTGATCCGACCGCGATGGCTCGCTATCGTCCGGATTATTTGTCGCCTCAAGACTACGTCAAAGCAGTCAAGCGCAGCCCACTCCGCCAGGCATTGATCGCGGCGGCACAAATTAAAAATGTAAACGGGATCCAGCGTCCTCAGACTCGTTTCGTGAAACGCAACGAAGCTGGGTTGGCCCAAGCGTTGACGACTGCTCAACAAGATGCCGCGAAATTGGAACCGGTTCTGATCCAATTGGCTGCTACTTTGGAACAGGGTTTGAAAGACCGCGACAAAGAAGAGAGTCTCCGTTGGTTGGCCGGTTTTGATCTGGCCTACGGTCGCGTGCTGGCCCAGAAGGTTCGGACAGAGACCTACAACGCGATCCTTGCCAAAGCAAAGCGAGGGATGCCGTTTGAAGAAGAAAAGAACAACACTTGGGTGCTGAAGCCAGCCGACGAGATAACGGTCGGTAGCAAGTGGCAGCGAGAAGCGGACACTGCCCGCGAGTTTCTGCAGCGAGTGGTCGCAGAACACGAAGGCACTCCCTGGGCGATGTTGGCTGAGAAAGAGCTCGAAGTTCCAATCGGTTGGGTTTGGACCGAGACCTTCACGGATCTGACCCCGCCGCGAAACAATGGTGGTAACAACGGCAACAACAATCGTCCTCCGCGTGACGATCAAAAACGCATGATTAAACGAGCTCCCAAGCGTCCTGTACCAAAACTGTAA
- a CDS encoding fused MFS/spermidine synthase, giving the protein MPSCTSDVSGSTANSTIATKQTTSWFVFAGATLLGAFLVFQVQPVISKCVLPWFGGTPAVWTTCLLFFQVLLFAGYLYAHCIRRFLPPALQGVVHLVLLCAAAWSLPIAPSDAWKPVGTEDPTWALLWLLTAHVALPYFVLSSTGPLVQAWLSYENQSESVYRLYALSNVGSLVALLSYPFVVEPLLSIEQQSVFWSLAFYAFVVVDGWLAICLLRRRKGNATTTNEDAAESHSVLAKLGVADWGVWIGLPALASVMLLVVTSHVCQDIAVMPFLWVLPLSLYLLSFIISFDSPNWYRPKLIAAFTGLAFVVIQLKGWFPGNWQMPMEALSYLVVLFGVCLLCHGETAARKPATQRLTLYYALISFGGAMGGILVALICPLVFQDYRELPIAMSLSIGIVAITFLASRSWMTTTCDWKLSKGVNGLIVVIIGFTAVVTTMTNRTDTIDQRRNFFGVLRVENDAERVQLVHGNTIHGIQLHGPERMTPTSYFGHSSGIGRLIHTMQAESPEMRIGVIGLGCGVLAAYGRDGDSMDMYEINPDVLAIAEEHFTFLSDCPAAIEHHLGDGRLLLERHTDKKFDLLILDAFSSDAIPAHLLTLEAMQLYRERLAEDGVLAVHVSNNHLDLVPLTHRLTQAIGMPSRLIQNNHRDQVYTRPSRWVIATDRDDAFWDSDYLSVAQKPDASVVESAPLWTDQHHNLASVLIWPSL; this is encoded by the coding sequence ATGCCGTCGTGCACCTCGGATGTTTCCGGTTCCACTGCCAATTCAACCATTGCTACCAAGCAAACCACCTCGTGGTTTGTTTTCGCGGGAGCGACGTTGCTGGGCGCCTTCTTGGTGTTTCAGGTTCAGCCAGTAATCAGCAAGTGTGTGCTGCCGTGGTTTGGTGGTACGCCGGCGGTTTGGACGACTTGTTTGCTGTTCTTCCAAGTTCTCTTGTTCGCTGGGTATCTCTACGCTCACTGCATCAGACGATTTCTGCCACCGGCTCTTCAGGGCGTCGTGCATTTGGTGTTGCTGTGCGCTGCGGCTTGGTCATTGCCAATCGCACCCTCAGATGCGTGGAAGCCTGTCGGAACCGAAGATCCAACATGGGCACTGTTGTGGTTGTTGACTGCACACGTCGCATTGCCGTACTTCGTGCTCTCCAGCACCGGTCCTTTGGTGCAAGCTTGGTTGAGCTACGAAAATCAATCCGAATCGGTCTATCGATTGTACGCTCTTTCCAACGTTGGTTCGTTGGTCGCATTGCTGAGCTACCCATTCGTCGTCGAGCCATTGTTGTCGATTGAACAGCAGTCGGTGTTTTGGTCGCTGGCGTTTTATGCGTTCGTTGTCGTGGATGGTTGGCTAGCGATCTGTTTGCTACGTCGGCGAAAAGGAAACGCGACGACTACTAACGAAGACGCCGCCGAAAGCCATTCCGTTCTTGCCAAACTAGGTGTTGCGGACTGGGGTGTTTGGATCGGCCTGCCCGCCTTGGCGTCTGTCATGCTGTTGGTGGTGACTAGTCATGTTTGCCAAGACATTGCCGTGATGCCATTCCTTTGGGTGTTGCCGCTCAGTTTGTATCTGCTCAGCTTCATCATCAGCTTTGATTCACCAAACTGGTATCGCCCGAAACTCATCGCCGCGTTTACCGGATTGGCGTTCGTCGTCATCCAATTGAAAGGTTGGTTCCCCGGCAATTGGCAGATGCCGATGGAAGCGTTGTCATATTTGGTCGTGTTGTTCGGCGTGTGTTTGCTGTGCCACGGTGAAACCGCGGCTCGAAAACCAGCGACCCAGCGACTGACTTTGTACTACGCACTGATTTCATTCGGTGGTGCGATGGGCGGCATATTGGTCGCATTGATCTGCCCGCTGGTTTTTCAAGACTACCGCGAACTTCCCATTGCGATGTCGTTGTCGATTGGCATCGTTGCGATCACGTTCTTGGCTTCTCGCTCTTGGATGACCACCACGTGCGATTGGAAACTGTCCAAAGGCGTCAACGGATTGATCGTAGTGATTATCGGATTCACCGCCGTCGTGACCACGATGACGAACCGCACCGACACGATCGATCAACGTCGGAATTTCTTTGGTGTGCTTCGCGTCGAGAATGATGCGGAACGCGTGCAACTGGTACATGGCAATACGATCCACGGAATTCAATTGCATGGTCCGGAACGCATGACACCCACTTCATACTTTGGACACAGCAGTGGTATCGGGCGATTGATCCACACGATGCAGGCTGAGTCACCCGAGATGCGTATTGGCGTCATCGGTTTGGGTTGCGGAGTGCTGGCTGCCTATGGACGAGATGGAGACTCCATGGACATGTACGAAATCAATCCAGACGTGTTGGCGATTGCGGAGGAGCACTTCACCTTCCTCAGCGACTGCCCCGCCGCGATCGAACATCACTTGGGCGACGGTCGTTTGTTGCTGGAACGCCATACGGATAAGAAGTTTGATTTGCTGATCCTGGATGCTTTCAGTAGCGATGCCATTCCAGCTCACCTCCTGACGCTCGAAGCGATGCAACTGTATCGGGAGCGATTGGCGGAAGATGGGGTGTTGGCAGTGCATGTTTCGAACAACCACCTCGATTTGGTGCCGCTGACGCACCGGTTGACCCAGGCGATCGGGATGCCCAGCCGGCTGATTCAGAACAACCACCGCGATCAGGTTTACACCCGCCCATCGCGTTGGGTGATCGCCACAGATCGCGACGACGCGTTTTGGGACTCGGACTATTTGAGCGTGGCACAGAAACCGGATGCGTCCGTCGTCGAGTCTGCACCTCTGTGGACGGACCAGCATCACAATTTGGCGAGCGTGTTGATTTGGCCGTCGTTGTGA
- a CDS encoding IS3-like element ISRba6 family transposase (programmed frameshift): MDKRRTFSREYKLAAVKKVIEQGLSYTAVAKDLGIGDSLIRKWKKSFDEDGTFQAEVVGSQSIEAELRRLREENRQLKMERDIFKKSDGILRQRKSLRLKFIGECRDRWPIAVLCRTLEVTHAAYYRFAGRGPTATEIKQTQIIQAVKEIRLEKHHDAYGSPRMQRAIVKRGVVCCRNTVAKCMRHAGIQANRRTKFRISTTDSNHDQPIASNLLGQNFTTEAINRVWLTDITYIPTQEGSTYLCAFVDLHSRKIVSWKTSRNMDSELVVGAFDQALTFRKPNAGLIVHSDRGSQFASDHFRRRLAASGLVQSMSRRGNCYDNAPMESFFKSYKTEEAQQIYDTHEHATRGVSDYIERFYNPHRLHSSLGYLSPIDFEQAIKEPSLVSES; this comes from the exons ATGGACAAACGTCGAACATTTAGCCGCGAATACAAGCTGGCCGCAGTCAAGAAAGTCATCGAACAAGGCTTGTCGTACACCGCTGTCGCTAAAGACTTGGGGATCGGGGACAGCTTGATTCGCAAGTGGAAGAAGTCTTTTGACGAAGACGGAACATTCCAGGCCGAAGTAGTTGGTAGCCAATCCATTGAAGCCGAGCTGAGACGACTTCGCGAAGAGAATCGTCAACTCAAGATGGAACGCGACATTT TTAAAAAAAGCGACGGCATTCTTCGCCAAAGAAAGTCACTGAGGTTGAAGTTCATTGGAGAGTGCCGCGATCGCTGGCCGATCGCAGTGCTCTGCCGAACCCTCGAAGTCACTCACGCCGCTTATTACCGATTCGCCGGTCGCGGTCCCACAGCCACCGAGATCAAGCAAACCCAAATCATTCAAGCCGTCAAGGAAATCCGACTGGAAAAACATCACGATGCGTATGGAAGCCCGCGAATGCAACGAGCAATAGTCAAACGCGGTGTGGTGTGCTGCCGAAATACCGTCGCCAAATGCATGCGTCATGCGGGAATACAAGCCAATCGCCGCACCAAATTCAGAATATCGACCACTGACTCCAATCATGATCAGCCCATCGCCTCAAATTTGCTTGGCCAAAACTTCACGACCGAGGCAATCAATCGCGTCTGGCTAACGGACATCACCTACATCCCAACCCAAGAAGGCTCCACTTACCTCTGTGCATTCGTTGACCTGCATTCCCGCAAGATTGTCAGCTGGAAAACGAGCCGGAACATGGATTCGGAATTGGTGGTCGGGGCATTCGATCAAGCACTTACTTTTCGCAAGCCAAACGCGGGCCTGATCGTTCACAGCGATCGTGGCTCCCAATTCGCGAGCGATCATTTCCGCAGACGCCTGGCAGCCAGTGGGCTAGTTCAAAGCATGAGCCGTCGCGGGAACTGCTACGACAACGCACCGATGGAATCGTTCTTCAAGAGTTACAAAACCGAGGAAGCACAGCAGATTTACGACACGCACGAACACGCCACACGCGGCGTATCTGACTACATCGAACGATTTTACAACCCTCATCGCTTGCACTCGTCGCTGGGCTACCTCAGTCCAATCGATTTCGAGCAAGCGATCAAAGAACCGTCACTCGTAAGTGAGTCCTGA
- a CDS encoding protein kinase domain-containing protein → MCQSKLPIREAVSLVATLADGLQYAHKQGCIHRDIKPANILINGEGTPLIADFGVACTLDELAKGRSSSSGTLNYMAPEQIAQETQLLDGRCDVHALGVLLFELLSGRSPFQSRTQNGLREQILFRQPTLLRSADPSLPKELEAICSKALAKHPADRHESAAEFATELRNWLERASNRRRITWIVMVILLLLALVTGVLIALSGGGSETNGTIQDGVMNFDGRTRVVTNLERTLPVTLEAWIKPDQYTDENCQFIIGSDIPGEYGLGIALCGSLLSVEHVEGMVNSSAAVVPGVWSHVAAVFTKTDTRLFLNGELVATASGSSKGGSTNFVIGNVGQDKLLDFFRGQIRSVRVSSGERYGEVFEPSNLSRDQTTLLLLNETASVRDESILDQDGEMLGTVEGH, encoded by the coding sequence ATATGCCAAAGCAAGCTTCCCATTCGTGAAGCAGTTAGTCTCGTTGCAACGTTAGCCGATGGGCTTCAGTACGCCCACAAACAGGGTTGCATCCACCGTGACATCAAGCCAGCAAACATTCTGATCAACGGCGAGGGAACACCGCTAATTGCCGATTTTGGAGTTGCCTGCACGCTCGATGAACTTGCAAAGGGGCGTTCGTCGTCAAGCGGAACTCTGAACTACATGGCACCTGAGCAAATCGCACAGGAGACTCAGCTACTTGACGGAAGATGCGATGTTCACGCTCTTGGAGTTCTGTTGTTCGAGCTATTGAGTGGTCGTTCGCCTTTTCAGTCACGAACCCAGAATGGACTGCGAGAACAAATCCTGTTTCGCCAACCAACCCTGCTTCGATCTGCTGATCCCTCGTTGCCGAAAGAGCTTGAGGCGATCTGCTCGAAAGCCTTGGCGAAACATCCGGCAGATCGGCATGAGTCCGCAGCGGAATTTGCAACTGAGCTTCGAAACTGGCTCGAACGGGCAAGCAATCGACGGCGGATCACCTGGATTGTCATGGTCATTTTGCTGTTGCTGGCTCTTGTCACTGGTGTGTTGATCGCTTTGTCAGGAGGAGGCAGCGAAACGAATGGCACGATCCAAGATGGAGTCATGAACTTCGACGGTCGCACCCGTGTTGTTACAAATTTAGAACGAACCCTACCGGTAACTCTCGAAGCGTGGATCAAGCCGGATCAGTACACGGACGAGAACTGCCAATTCATCATCGGGAGTGATATCCCAGGCGAATACGGTTTGGGCATCGCACTTTGCGGATCGCTGCTTTCCGTCGAACATGTCGAGGGAATGGTCAATTCCAGTGCCGCCGTCGTGCCGGGCGTTTGGTCGCATGTCGCAGCAGTCTTCACCAAAACGGACACGAGGCTCTTCCTCAACGGCGAATTGGTAGCGACCGCTTCTGGCTCGTCGAAAGGCGGTTCCACGAACTTCGTGATCGGAAACGTGGGCCAAGACAAGCTGCTGGATTTCTTTCGTGGTCAGATTCGGTCGGTGCGGGTTTCGTCGGGTGAGCGATACGGCGAAGTGTTCGAGCCGTCGAACTTGAGCAGAGATCAAACCACGCTGTTGCTACTCAACGAGACGGCTTCCGTCAGGGACGAATCCATTCTCGACCAGGATGGCGAGATGCTCGGAACGGTCGAAGGGCATTAG
- a CDS encoding helix-turn-helix domain-containing protein, with product MMSVHDLRTKTPKPNSNNLLVIEDFQMPITLSDDLTAKLLVSSVCAEVGKNSPSPLVLLQELVASEFGDAEFDFRVADAPNGFHFLNIYHEELEVAIEWKSGCGFGLSCFRSDADDLAGLYSSPDEWFKSLEAVYHRIASLLIEKTTTKSIPATMADIRHERGLSQASMSAQLDITQATYSKLERREDVKLSSLRKVVEAMGGVLKIEARFPESQDVREVTFS from the coding sequence ATGATGTCTGTCCACGACTTGCGGACAAAAACGCCTAAGCCTAATAGCAATAATTTACTTGTCATCGAGGATTTTCAAATGCCAATTACTCTAAGCGACGATCTAACAGCGAAACTTTTAGTTTCTAGCGTTTGTGCAGAAGTCGGCAAGAACTCACCGTCGCCCCTTGTTTTGCTACAAGAGCTTGTAGCATCAGAATTCGGTGATGCGGAGTTCGACTTCAGAGTGGCGGACGCTCCCAATGGCTTTCACTTCTTGAACATCTACCACGAAGAGCTAGAGGTTGCTATTGAATGGAAGTCTGGCTGTGGATTTGGTTTGTCTTGTTTCCGAAGTGATGCGGATGACCTCGCTGGCTTGTATTCATCACCAGATGAATGGTTCAAGTCTTTAGAGGCTGTGTACCATCGTATTGCCTCTCTTCTTATTGAAAAGACAACAACGAAATCTATTCCAGCGACGATGGCGGATATTCGGCATGAACGAGGTCTATCGCAAGCTTCTATGTCTGCTCAACTAGACATAACGCAGGCAACTTATTCAAAGCTTGAAAGAAGAGAAGATGTGAAATTGTCCTCATTGCGAAAGGTCGTTGAGGCGATGGGAGGAGTTTTGAAAATTGAAGCACGCTTTCCTGAGTCGCAAGATGTCCGAGAAGTCACATTTTCATAG
- a CDS encoding GspH/FimT family pseudopilin gives MTPLAPCLHTSATKPDARRRAGVTLVEALLVIMILTASMVAAPSVGHLFSSRTSVRQDSDLIVRSLRLARETAVSRNCAVTVRWKNVKDDEGEYRMVIDMLAAPGIYSDGTDAFGAQANPGSSTWMVDPIALHPDVNVKANASSIQFTPTGTASRDLQMKVSRDSESVEVIVQASSGNIYKDAS, from the coding sequence ATGACCCCGCTCGCACCATGTCTGCACACTTCGGCAACGAAGCCTGACGCTCGTCGTCGCGCTGGCGTGACGTTGGTCGAAGCGTTGTTGGTCATCATGATCTTGACCGCTTCAATGGTCGCGGCACCAAGCGTTGGGCATTTGTTTTCAAGTCGCACGTCCGTCCGACAAGATTCAGATCTGATTGTCCGATCATTGCGACTCGCCCGCGAGACTGCTGTGTCACGAAATTGTGCTGTGACGGTCCGCTGGAAGAATGTGAAAGATGACGAAGGCGAGTATCGCATGGTCATTGATATGCTCGCGGCACCCGGTATCTACAGCGACGGAACCGACGCGTTTGGTGCGCAGGCAAATCCTGGATCGTCCACCTGGATGGTGGATCCGATTGCTTTGCATCCGGACGTCAATGTGAAGGCGAATGCATCCAGCATTCAGTTCACGCCGACCGGAACCGCTTCAAGAGATCTTCAAATGAAAGTTTCTCGCGACAGTGAAAGCGTTGAGGTAATCGTCCAGGCTTCGTCCGGAAACATTTACAAGGATGCCTCGTGA
- a CDS encoding metallophosphoesterase family protein, translated as MEQTNESTGRLIAIGDIHGCNVALQAILAAIDPQPNDIVVTLGDVVDRGPDSRGAVETLLQCGQKTQLVALQGNHEEMMLNVLRGSESHHSWLRYGGVETLDSYGFDGGLDFLPESHRVFFESLGDYFVYEDYFFTHAAYDPAVPLEEQTVEMLRWHSLRQGVPEPHHSGKIAFVGHTANHEGQILDVGHLVCLDTHCYGGGCLTAMDVRTRQVWQANPDGVLLS; from the coding sequence ATGGAACAAACAAACGAATCCACTGGACGCCTGATTGCTATTGGGGACATCCATGGCTGCAACGTCGCTTTGCAAGCGATTCTTGCGGCAATTGATCCCCAACCCAACGATATCGTGGTGACTCTCGGCGACGTCGTTGACCGTGGCCCGGATTCCAGAGGGGCAGTTGAAACCCTTCTGCAGTGCGGCCAGAAAACCCAGTTGGTGGCTCTGCAAGGCAATCACGAAGAGATGATGCTGAACGTGCTACGCGGCAGCGAATCTCATCACAGTTGGTTGCGTTATGGCGGAGTCGAGACACTCGACAGCTACGGCTTCGACGGTGGTTTGGATTTTCTTCCGGAATCGCATCGCGTTTTCTTTGAATCTCTCGGCGATTACTTTGTCTACGAAGATTACTTCTTCACCCATGCCGCCTACGACCCCGCGGTTCCGTTGGAGGAACAAACGGTCGAAATGCTCCGTTGGCACTCACTTCGACAAGGCGTTCCCGAACCGCATCACAGCGGCAAAATTGCTTTCGTCGGGCACACGGCAAACCACGAAGGTCAAATCTTAGATGTCGGACATTTGGTTTGTCTTGATACCCACTGCTACGGCGGTGGTTGCTTGACCGCGATGGATGTTCGAACGCGACAGGTTTGGCAGGCTAACCCAGACGGCGTCCTACTCTCGTAA
- a CDS encoding ParB N-terminal domain-containing protein: MKPETPFQLMPELPSWEFNTLKESIRQHGVIVPIIRDEHGSIIDGHHRDRACCELKIKDAPTITLAGLADEQKRDHALVLNLVRRKITRKQMRAIIATELRRTPDMSNRWLAEIVGTTNKTVESVRRELLSIGEIPQCDTYRAKDGRRYTHVEKELRDVTGNQHHASMRRAGKHFLETLPTPTIASRDSPSLA, encoded by the coding sequence ATGAAGCCAGAGACTCCCTTCCAACTGATGCCCGAACTTCCCTCGTGGGAGTTCAACACACTGAAAGAGTCGATCCGACAGCACGGAGTGATCGTCCCGATCATCAGGGACGAACATGGCTCAATCATCGACGGACATCATCGGGACCGTGCTTGTTGTGAACTGAAGATCAAAGATGCTCCTACGATCACTTTGGCAGGCTTAGCCGACGAACAAAAGCGAGATCACGCTCTCGTTCTAAATCTGGTTCGCCGCAAAATTACTCGCAAGCAAATGCGAGCGATCATTGCCACTGAACTTAGACGAACACCAGACATGTCCAATCGGTGGCTCGCCGAAATCGTCGGAACGACGAACAAGACCGTTGAGTCGGTTCGAAGGGAACTGCTGAGCATTGGGGAAATTCCTCAATGCGACACATACCGAGCCAAGGACGGACGACGATACACGCATGTCGAGAAAGAACTGCGGGATGTAACCGGTAACCAGCATCATGCATCCATGCGAAGAGCAGGGAAGCACTTTCTTGAGACACTGCCGACGCCGACGATTGCTAGCCGTGACTCGCCCTCCCTGGCCTAA